One candidate division WOR-3 bacterium DNA segment encodes these proteins:
- a CDS encoding pyridoxal-phosphate dependent enzyme, which produces MLKPLNLTNKPTPIEKYQFNDFTIHIKRDDLNGLVESGNKARKLEYLLSDALNKKCDTIITAGYLNSNHCRITAYFCSRLGLKSILVLNCLKKRKKIEKDGNLLLDYLFGAEIHFLNNKEYKEKERYVGNLVKRLEKEGYRPYYIPTGGSNEIGILGYRDCFLEMVDYLKENKIDGIFCAVGSGGTYAGLLYGKLLTNLDIPIYGILVDETIDYFKIKIKDILKKLDCQIDEESFHLIDGYIGKGYGIPYKEEIKLMKEWAKKGIIFDLTYTGKAFYGMIKESKKIGLKNPLFIHTGGIFSIFAHKEYLK; this is translated from the coding sequence TTGTTAAAACCCCTAAATTTGACCAATAAGCCAACACCGATTGAAAAATATCAGTTTAATGATTTTACTATTCATATCAAACGTGATGATTTAAATGGACTTGTTGAGAGTGGTAATAAGGCAAGAAAATTAGAATATCTTTTATCCGATGCCTTAAATAAGAAATGTGATACTATTATTACTGCTGGTTATCTTAATTCTAATCATTGTCGGATTACCGCTTATTTTTGTAGTCGATTAGGACTAAAGAGCATTTTGGTTTTAAATTGCTTAAAGAAAAGAAAAAAGATAGAAAAAGATGGAAACCTCTTGTTAGATTATCTTTTTGGAGCTGAAATCCATTTTTTAAATAATAAGGAATATAAAGAAAAAGAAAGATATGTTGGAAACTTGGTAAAGCGATTAGAAAAGGAAGGTTATCGTCCTTATTACATTCCTACCGGTGGCTCAAATGAAATTGGAATTTTAGGATATCGGGATTGCTTTTTAGAAATGGTTGATTATCTAAAAGAAAATAAGATAGACGGAATTTTCTGTGCTGTTGGCAGTGGCGGAACTTATGCTGGACTTCTTTATGGAAAGTTGCTAACCAATTTAGATATTCCTATTTATGGGATTTTAGTTGATGAGACGATTGATTATTTTAAAATAAAAATAAAAGATATTCTTAAGAAGTTAGATTGTCAAATTGATGAAGAAAGTTTTCATTTGATTGATGGTTATATTGGCAAAGGTTATGGAATTCCCTATAAAGAAGAGATAAAACTTATGAAAGAATGGGCAAAGAAAGGAATTATTTTTGATTTAACCTATACAGGAAAGGCATTCTATGGAATGATAAAAGAGAGTAAAAAGATAGGATTA